The following proteins come from a genomic window of Bactrocera tryoni isolate S06 chromosome 1, CSIRO_BtryS06_freeze2, whole genome shotgun sequence:
- the LOC120766847 gene encoding protein CASC3, producing the protein MAEVEKVSATATSLPEAAAATDIPLSEIGEATGNNVLEFGTSPTQEPSSNSHPHDSEYDTASDLEGGGEEYDDDEDDDDLDDESMTDGESMTDDDDDDDDDEEDGRQGNISLEKAEIEAQKKVDEDRSNPQYIPKRGTFYEHDDRTAEVDADRSINLDEVGEMQEGGVGGSKPPQSPTISQASKTMKKWQAASAVERWSHDRFDASEQAPKSRSELVSAYGYDIRTEDAPPRARRRRRYGRGPSKYSRNWEDESAYLKASNKERKPPRASDFPSLNERSVHKTRKTPVTREEKENRADKRSSAEKQVSTSRPIPLQDERRDVKVSSSKGKTFSHQANLGGRQAPMEFKQKQRNARQINSSYKDSQNNRNDGQYERGNNRHSANSQANSGMTDYNQQKAGNGKTQTHSRYSQAEGTYGAVPISGGGNNHQSYQQQKQKSQLQPNQQQSSTASIRQQSQQNSSPTTSNLSQRLQQVQNRNDPSHVGSVQMHALASQNQLAGQQKQLAGANVVLNNQQGNQQSQAIQQISQEQRGPPKRYSSLRRSQHEAQHITDQMQQMHIQQQQPPILMQDQHMMQANLMQLYHQENLQAMQALQANQNPSQPPKSTSGYASVPTPTQGPPYANSGSTATAPGSFYVTSPDVYTATAAASPQAQPPGQYAQPAPPNYLPPSSATTPNNLAYAGGQPTATTPQVAGAPPTSFGSTSSGPPPTAATATGAATPNANSNFSNYQNYNTVGGTTYFVPPAQATTRPVVLPQRRPTNAIPILPPSEKNKQRPVDAKDEAKALATNSASQGNAQSSAPIGSAENIDHIIDNMFVQRPAFQPPQPPANPTRKSSSPSLTADNSGGDNSSCGGSGLINSSLSDEMNIPANSEKSSNNSENGQLEKTVNNPMILTKE; encoded by the coding sequence ATGGCTGAAGTTGAGAAAGTTTCAGCTACAGCAACGAGCCTTCCTGAGGCGGCTGCTGCCACAGATATACCTTTATCCGAAATAGGCGAGGCAACCGGCAATAATGTGTTGGAGTTCGGAACTTCGCCAACTCAAGAACCTTCAAGTAACTCCCATCCCCATGATTCAGAATATGATACAGCATCAGATCTAGAAGGTGGCGGAGAAGAGTACGATGATGATGAGGATGATGACGATTTAGATGACGAAAGTATGACGGATGGAGAAAGCATGACtgacgatgatgatgacgacgacgacgacgaagAAGATGGAAGACAAGGTAATATAAGTTTAGAGAAAGCAGAAATAGAAGCACAAAAGAAAGTAGATGAGGACCGTAGCAACCCGCAATATATACCTAAGCGGGGAACATTCTATGAACATGATGATCGTACTGCTGAAGTGGACGCCGATAGATCAATAAATTTGGATGAAGTCGGAGAAATGCAAGAAGGAGGTGTTGGTGGATCGAAACCACCACAATCGCCTACCATATCACAAGCAtcgaaaacaatgaaaaaatggCAAGCAGCTTCTGCTGTAGAACGTTGGAGTCACGATCGATTTGATGCTTCAGAGCAGGCTCCAAAGTCGCGATCTGAATTGGTTTCTGCATATGGGTATGATATTCGTACAGAAGATGCGCCACCACGAGCACGCCGACGCCGTCGGTATGGCCGTGGTCCTAGTAAATATTCTCGTAATTGGGAAGATGAAAGTGCTTACCTTAAAGCAAGTAATAAAGAACGTAAGCCACCACGCGCCTCAGACTTTCCAAGTTTGAATGAGCGCAGTGttcataaaacaagaaaaacaccAGTCACGcgtgaagaaaaagaaaatagagCTGATAAACGGTCTAGTGCAGAAAAGCAAGTTAGTACTTCACGACCTATTCCGTTACAAGATGAACGCCGCGACGTCAAAGTTAGTAGTAGTAAAGGAAAAACTTTTAGTCATCAAGCAAACCTAGGTGGTCGGCAAGCACCAATGgaatttaagcaaaaacaacGTAATGCCCGTCAGATTAACAGTTCATATAAAGACTCTCAAAATAACCGCAACGATGGACAGTATGAACGAGGGAATAACCGGCATTCAGCTAACTCGCAGGCAAATTCTGGGATGACAGACTATAATCAACAAAAAGCTGGCAATGGCAAGACGCAAACACATTCCAGGTACTCTCAAGCAGAGGGTACGTATGGTGCGGTACCCATCAGTGGTGGTGGCAACAATCATCAATCTTAccaacagcaaaagcaaaaatctCAATTACAACCGAATCAGCAACAATCCTCAACGGCATCCATACGCCAGCAGTCGCAACAAAACAGTTCGCCTACCACATCTAATTTATCTCAACGTCTGCAGCAAGTTCAGAATCGCAACGATCCAAGTCACGTAGGCAGTGTTCAAATGCATGCTCTAGCTTCACAAAATCAACTAGCTggtcaacaaaaacaattagcTGGTGCTAACGTTGTACTCAATAATCAACAAGGTAATCAACAGTCTCAAGCAATACAACAGATATCGCAGGAACAACGCGGTCCACCAAAGCGATATTCAAGTCTTCGTCGTTCACAGCATGAAGCACAACATATAACAGATCAAATGCAGCAAATGCATatacaacagcagcaaccacCCATTCTAATGCAAGATCAACACATGATGCAAGCCAATCTTATGCAGCTTTATCATCAAGAAAATTTGCAAGCCATGCAAGCTTTGCAAGCTAATCAAAATCCCAGTCAACCACCGAAATCCACTTCGGGATATGCTTCAGTACCAACACCAACTCAAGGACCACCTTATGCTAATTCTGGGAGTACTGCGACTGCTCCGGGATCATTTTATGTCACTTCACCTGATGTATATACTGCTACTGCGGCAGCTAGTCCACAAGCGCAACCTCCTGGTCAATATGCGCAACCGGCACCGCCAAACTACCTGCCACCATCCTCAGCTACAACCCCGAACAATCTCGCCTATGCTGGAGGTCAGCCAACGGCAACCACGCCACAAGTGGCTGGGGCTCCTCCAACTTCATTTGGGTCCACATCTTCTGGGCCACCCCCAACAGCGGCTACTGCTACGGGAGCTGCCACACCAAACGCCAATTCAAACTTttcaaattatcaaaattaCAATACCGTTGGTGGAACCACATATTTCGTGCCACCTGCACAGGCAACCACTCGTCCAGTGGTATTACCTCAAAGACGTCCAACTAACGCTATACCTATATTACCACCATCAGAGAAAAATAAGCAACGCCCCGTAGACGCGAAGGATGAGGCAAAAGCGCTTGCTACCAATTCAGCATCACAAGGTAATGCACAATCATCGGCGCCCATTGGAAGCGCTGAAAATATTGATCATATTATTGACAACATGTTTGTCCAACGTCCGGCTTTCCAGCCACCACAGCCACCAGCTAATCCAACTCGCAAAAGTTCCTCACCATCTTTAACTGCAGACAATAGCGGTGGAGATAATAGTAGTTGTGGTGGTAGCGGCCTGATCAATTCCTCACTTTCCGATGAGATGAATATTCCCGCAAACAGCGAAAAATCCTCGAACAATTCAGAGAATGGTCAATTGGAAAAAACTGTTAACAACCCTATGATACTAACGAAAGAATGA